From the genome of Glycine soja cultivar W05 chromosome 14, ASM419377v2, whole genome shotgun sequence:
GTTTCGGTGTAATAATAAATACTAGATAAGTGTAATCTAACAATTACCATAGGTTTGTCATAGAAAGGGAAGTTTTGCATTTGTCGCACTGCATTGCTTGCAGCAGTGACTTCACTGAAACAAACCCACGCCTGTCCCCGAAGCTTGGGTGTCTTCAGAGCAATAACATCCAAAATTCTTCCATATTGAGAGAATAAGCAATACAGAGATCTCTTCAATTCTGCcacattgaaaaaaaatgttaaactctTACATACGGTcaacatcaaaatcaatttatttatctaaaaCCCTAaagtcatatcagcaataatcaCCAAAAGAACATATCCAATTAATTTTAAGCTGTCACTGGGTcaacatcaaaatcaatatatttatctaaaacCCTATAGTCAAATCAACAAAAGAACATATCCAAATAGTTTTAAACTCTGTCATAGGATCAACAAcataatcaatttatttttctaaaaccctaaaatcaaatcaataaaaTCAGCAAAAAATCCAATTACAACATCTGAGATGCAAAATCATggacaagaataaaaaaatgccaCTACATATATCTCGGTTTATTAATTTCCATGTTATCCAATTGAATCACGCACACTCCAATACCCCATTAAATTTCCCTTCACAACAATCAATAAAACTTCAGCAGAAGAGATACAAGAATCACAACTCCTAAGCCAAATCCACGGCTACCCTAATTCAGCAGAAAAAAGACTTCAGGCACTAGTCTCCTGCTCACAAATTCACTTAAAAATTTACGGGCATAATAATTGCAACCTAGCAAAGTTCACAAATTACAGTGAATCCAGAAAACGATTGCATATATAAagcaaagaataaaaaacatgGGAAGAGGGGTGTGAAAGGAAGTTACCATCTTTCTTGACCTTCTCATTGATATTTTTGATGTAAATGGTCTGATTTGGAGGTATATCCCCTGAGAGCATTCTTACTCTCTGCTTCTGACGGAGAAGAATGAATGAACAGAGTGTTAGCGGTGTTGGTGCCCTAGCCAAGTAGTAGTGTGGAATGTTAGAGAAAACGTTGTTGTGTTTTGTGGCTATTTCATGGAAGATTCAAATTTCACGTGGGCCTGGCCCATCTCTTCTTTATGGCAAATGGGTTGTGAGGATGCTTTTAACACGCTCCATTTTTCTCTTGGCACTCCTTGTTctttattacaaaaatacccTTTTCAAAAGCTAGTCTATAGAACTAAATAAATTAGTTCCTGTAATACTAAGAAAAACAAGTTTTTATGATATTGTTTATGTTAAAATGCATTGCAAAAAAAATAGAGCTTAGAACAAAatcacaatgattttttttttcatctagaAGGGTGAAGCTTTCCTTACTCTTGAGTAACTTGACCAAAGCTTCAAAAGAGTGCTTTTCGACAATCAAACCACACCAATAGATGCTTTTTGAAGCTAtgataagaaacaaaaatgaaaatgggATGAAACAGAGTAGAGAAAGGTTTGGTGTGgttcaaaagagaaaaagaaagtgaaggaaactAAATCACAATTCACACTCTAGAAAGCCTTCCACCttgtagttatatatatatatatatatatatatatacacacacacacacatataggaCCTAAATAGAGTAGGAAAGATAATCTTCATAAATACCAAACTACAAGCTAAGGGCTTTATTAGGGTTTGTAGCTAGGTCAAATTCTCTTGAAAGAGTTGTAAACGcactttatatttaattaattttgtttatttaacttTCTTCTTAAAAAGATGTCCCACATGGTATGCACAGGAGACGAAatgctatgtgacatttggaaatcgccaaatatattatattttttttttgttgacgtGACAAAAACAACCCCAGTTTAATAAAGGGTTATTGTCTAATTTTCCCTAGCTAGGTAAAATATGTTAAAGAACCTCATTAATGCATGCAATAAATCATCTTAAAACCTTAGAGAATTTCACCTATTACGATGAAATTGTTTAACCTCATTTTTTACTTGAAGTAacttaaataatttgtttaataaattattataaaatgacttcttctttataactaatttataattttgcacAATATGCATTAGACAAATATTCATTCATACATATATCATTCCTATTCTGAGTTTTAGCAAATCTTCAAGAGGCATGAAACTGGATTACTATAAGCGactaacattttatttaatcGTTCACATCATTTAATTTCAaacctaaagaaaaaaaaatacagaataaAAATGCCACAAACAAGTGAACAAAACAACACTACACTAACACACAGTGAACTTCAGAAACATAGTCTTCATTGGAACCTTCACTAGCTAGATGGCAAGAATGAGTCCCGGAACAGACTCATCGCAGAGCTTGCTCTGCCAGACACTCTGACACGTGGCAGAAACAACATCATCGTTGTTCACATGCAAACCGAGCTTGGTGACAGTGACGGAAGTGTTGACATACTCTCTAACCTCCGTGATGATGCCTTCGTCAGTGGTGGTCCATGCATGTACCCACCACACCAAGTTGCTCTCGTCGAAGCCTTCAGCAATAGTCACTGATCCAAACCCAACTACGAGATCAGGGACTAAAGGCTTCGACGAGGAGCCCGTGAGGAGGGGAacgaggtggtggcggtgacACGGTGGACCGTGGAACCACCACTCCAGGTCTGGAGCTAGAAGGCGCTGCATTGTGTCAGTGTCATTGGAGAGTATGGCGTTGTACAAGTCTATCACCCCTCTCTTGTTGGGATCCTCTTGATCCTCTAGCCATGGTTTTTGCGACGAGTTTGCCAGCTCCTAAATAGTGATATGGTCAAATTAATTAAGTTGTTAACTCCTTAATTTGCTATGAGAGAGATATGGGGTGAAAGTGAATGGTGGTGAGTGCACGTTCTTATATAGGTGTGGTTGTAAGATGGTTCATGGAATggccttttaaaaaaagatggTTGATAACTTGATGGAATGATGATGAGGTTTCATGCAATTATacataatcttattttttttaattttcttacattaattttttcttttaagtttaataacattatactaacatttttttacttgtttGAAAACATTATTACACTAAACATCTCTGCACTAATATATTGCATTCATTGGTCTCACACACATTGCGAGATATACAGATAAATAATCATCAAATTATTCAGTCCCGGACTcattataattaagaaattaatctcATTTATAACGCGGCTACTAATTAAATTGTagtgaataataaaattaaatttgtagcTAAAATTGGCCAGGaagttaaataaattatcaacaaAAACAAGTATCCCTGCTGAATGAGAGGGAAAATGTTCCATCAcaaaatttgaatattcatcgttaaataacaaaacaactgattgaaaaaaaaaatgattcattttCATACAAGGCAATCTAAAAACTATTTCGATTGACAGTTAAGGCTTTACAATGTTAGATTCTCGAACCATAATTAATCCGTATGACTTTTCTGTTTATAGTAAGCCGTGTCAAAATTATGTTGGTTCTTTTGGGTTGATGTTTTGCCATTTGAAGAATAAAGTTTTGTGCGGTTAGAGGAACTGATCAATTCTGATTTGAGAGACTATATATGGTCTTCAAATAAGTCACCTTtgagatttattatttttttcttacaaagtTCTTCTCAACAGGATTTCAGTTAATTATTGAGTCTCCACAGAAGAGGTATTCTATTCGGTTGACCTAATTCAATTATCAAATGGTAGATATCTTGTCTTAGAATTTATTCCAATTTCAAATTGTAGATAACATATCTATAATTTGAATTAGGTCAACAGTCCAATTAATATGTTCTATCATGAGGCGATGAGTTGTATATCGTGTTCTCTGTAAGATTGAGGATTGTAACTGGTCCTGTTAATTGTGGCAATCCTGTTATCATTGGGATGGCTTTAAGTCTCTTTTCTCCATGgattgtaaaaggaattttcacttgcattctgatttgttaaaaagaaaagaatcaagAATTAATTCATCTATGGAATATGCTGTTTGGTTATTGTGTGTGGTCTGGTATTTATGGCCGTGCATGCATATATAAGGCCTTTTTGTGGGTTTGTTACCAACATGGAGGATCTTTTTTAACAGATGAAAATTTGGTGGTGAATTAAAGATGTTTGCACTTAGAAATATATGTCTTGTTATGAGTGGGTTAAACAtcctatttaaaataattaatatattttatttttacaggaAATAATGTACATATTTTAACCTATATAAAAAGCACtctattctattttaaaaacacCCAACATACAACaaactatatttatattttatgtttaaaaaattaaggcacGTAcgtaatttaaactaaatacaTTTAGTATATCTTACATTATGTTCCTTAATCTACGTGTACTAACCTTAATCGGAGTCAAGTCTAGTTAAATGAGTTAGTCTTACATAATAAGGTTCAAATCTTCATGATCCCGAGTAaaggaaatataaaatatcctttttttttcatagctAAAACCTAAAAGACAACAATAACTGAATTCTTATTTGAGAAATGCTTGTAATACATCTCTAGCTTACTTTTTTGGACACATCCTGTgtttattggtttttttttttggaaattattACAAATTGTGGATTTCATGTATGTATAGTGActttctattttataatttctaataaattttaactaataataataaaatgcatgTGTGTAAGGAGAATGTGTTGTTAGAATTCCTGTTCTTACTTTAAAATGTGATCTTCATTTAATTGTGTTTTAGTTTTCACGCAAACCAGCTTGGTTTTAATGAGTTTAAGAATGCGACTTAAGGATATAAAATTATTGAGTGGCCTTCGTGTAAAGAAATCTTTCAAATAAGTGATAAATTAAGACGTTATACaaacatatatgcatgcaggCTTACGAGATTTCAAGCTTACATCACTCGCAGCTCAATTAACCTCTAAACTAAGAAAAAATTCACGATGTGGGTTGAATATTAAAGCTTATCTCATGCACATAATTCAGACTGAACCTCATTTTGATTAAAGGTGCCTTTAGTGGGTCATTTCTGACCAGAAGATACACCGACCTAAACACGAATGGACTTAATTAGAAAAGGCCATAACTGGGCACATTATGTTCTCCTTTCTTAGAAAAGCCATGATTTTCTCCATTATGTGCATTTTTAATTCTTGTTTGTTCGCAATAATTGTCATGTTGAGTTCTCCATTATTCTTGTCATCATTTGGCAATAATAATTGCCAATGAATTTGgtttatttagtaaaaaaaattagtggtaTGTAATCATCTCATTTGTCATGTCTCACAAACATAAGGCAGGAGACTATAAGGGCC
Proteins encoded in this window:
- the LOC114383186 gene encoding wound-induced protein 1-like — encoded protein: MQRLLAPDLEWWFHGPPCHRHHLVPLLTGSSSKPLVPDLVVGFGSVTIAEGFDESNLVWWVHAWTTTDEGIITEVREYVNTSVTVTKLGLHVNNDDVVSATCQSVWQSKLCDESVPGLILAI